The Lewinellaceae bacterium genome includes a region encoding these proteins:
- a CDS encoding OmpA family protein, producing MKKTFALLAIIAMTIVTACTFTQKIRDGKTAFERKQYAVAEKLLKKEYDKAESRVEKGKIAFLLGESYKYQNKSDASITWYETAYNNQFGYEAQREFAYALKKAERYGEAAIAFKDLGLEIGSPYEYRREISACQIAEGWKKIKNPEYKISLPDFNSGGADYAPAFYGDNTLVFTSDRKTSTGEDTYNWTGNEFSDLFKVDLSTNTVTNFDPLLNSEHNEGTITFNGDFTEAVFSRCYGEKFEDDYCKLMFTTRQNGAWSEPLPLPFQEPSINYGQPSLSKDGKTLLFVAEHPDGWGGTDIWITEKNDLGEWGEPSLMSRSINTIGNEAFPYLDEDTLYFSSDFHQGMGGLDIFKTYKLNTGGWSPAFNLKPPINSGYDDFGFIVDYTSARPKDVLQTGYFTSTRPDLGIGGDDIFKFEKRKQEEIIAVVPEEVDYKMSLDVYVLEKIYAETGNPNSAVLGRKPLDGATLKITIGQRKQNITIDESGLYSLDLADDTDYQFLAEKQGFLSSQSRFTTKGIGKDPNNPVRKFELEIVLDKVYANTEIVLENIYYDFDKWNLRTSAKATLDVLAQTLSLNPRITIELGSHTDCRGNPRYNQELSQRRAQAAVDYLISKGIDGSRLIATGFGENKLAIDCVCSQCTEEEHQINRRTTFKVIE from the coding sequence ATGAAAAAAACGTTTGCCCTACTCGCCATAATTGCCATGACAATCGTCACCGCCTGTACTTTTACCCAAAAAATCCGGGACGGCAAAACAGCCTTTGAACGCAAACAATACGCCGTGGCGGAAAAATTGCTCAAAAAAGAATACGACAAGGCAGAGAGCCGTGTAGAAAAAGGCAAAATTGCCTTCCTGCTCGGAGAATCCTACAAATACCAGAACAAAAGTGACGCCTCCATCACCTGGTATGAAACAGCCTACAACAATCAGTTTGGATATGAGGCACAAAGGGAATTTGCCTATGCCCTCAAAAAAGCAGAACGCTACGGGGAGGCCGCCATCGCCTTCAAGGATCTCGGTTTGGAGATCGGCAGTCCTTATGAGTACCGAAGGGAAATATCCGCCTGCCAGATCGCCGAAGGGTGGAAAAAGATCAAAAACCCGGAATACAAAATTTCCCTTCCGGATTTCAATTCAGGAGGGGCCGATTATGCGCCCGCTTTTTACGGCGACAATACCCTTGTTTTTACCTCCGACCGCAAAACGAGCACCGGAGAAGATACCTACAACTGGACCGGCAACGAGTTTTCCGACCTCTTCAAAGTGGATCTTTCCACCAATACGGTGACCAACTTCGATCCTCTTTTGAATTCTGAACACAATGAAGGCACCATTACCTTCAACGGAGATTTTACCGAAGCCGTTTTCAGCCGTTGTTACGGCGAAAAATTCGAGGATGACTATTGTAAATTGATGTTCACGACCCGCCAGAACGGCGCCTGGTCGGAACCCTTGCCCCTGCCTTTCCAGGAACCTTCCATCAATTACGGGCAGCCCAGCCTTTCCAAAGACGGCAAAACCCTGCTGTTTGTAGCGGAACATCCCGACGGGTGGGGAGGCACAGATATCTGGATCACCGAAAAAAATGACCTCGGCGAATGGGGCGAACCCAGCCTCATGTCGCGCAGCATCAATACCATTGGCAACGAAGCCTTCCCCTATCTCGATGAAGATACCCTCTATTTTTCCTCTGACTTCCACCAGGGCATGGGCGGACTCGACATTTTCAAGACTTACAAACTCAACACCGGCGGCTGGTCGCCTGCATTCAACCTGAAACCACCGATCAATTCCGGCTACGATGATTTCGGCTTCATCGTCGATTATACTTCCGCCCGGCCGAAGGATGTACTCCAGACCGGTTATTTCACGTCCACCCGACCCGACCTCGGGATCGGCGGAGATGATATTTTTAAATTTGAAAAACGAAAGCAGGAAGAAATAATCGCGGTAGTGCCCGAAGAGGTGGATTACAAAATGTCGCTGGACGTTTATGTATTGGAAAAAATCTATGCCGAAACGGGCAACCCCAACAGTGCGGTACTGGGTCGAAAGCCGCTTGACGGGGCCACCCTTAAAATCACCATCGGCCAGCGCAAACAAAACATCACCATCGATGAAAGCGGATTGTACTCCCTGGACCTGGCCGATGATACCGATTACCAGTTCCTCGCCGAAAAGCAAGGGTTCCTGAGCAGTCAATCCCGCTTCACCACCAAAGGCATCGGCAAAGACCCCAACAACCCGGTAAGAAAATTCGAACTGGAAATCGTGCTCGACAAAGTATACGCCAATACCGAAATCGTCCTCGAAAACATCTACTACGATTTCGACAAATGGAACCTCCGCACCAGCGCCAAAGCCACCCTCGATGTCCTGGCCCAAACGCTGAGCCTCAACCCGCGCATCACCATCGAACTCGGCTCCCATACCGACTGCCGTGGCAATCCGCGTTACAACCAGGAACTCTCCCAACGCCGGGCCCAGGCCGCCGTGGATTACCTCATCTCCAAAGGCATCGACGGCTCCCGCCTCATCGCCACCGGTTTCGGAGAAAACAAACTGGCCATCGACTGTGTCTGCAGCCAATGCACCGAAGAAGAGCACCAAATCAACCGCCGCACGACGTTCAAGGTGATTGA